The following proteins come from a genomic window of Lycium ferocissimum isolate CSIRO_LF1 chromosome 4, AGI_CSIRO_Lferr_CH_V1, whole genome shotgun sequence:
- the LOC132054913 gene encoding 21 kDa protein-like, whose protein sequence is MEKVSIFLLLLILSIVAAVDSSTTGRLRPHPSFVETQCRRTRYPEPCVTFLSNYVKPTSQDPQEIVHAALKVSLVRAIHTRTYIRKICKEHKQMTARDYQAIKECLDQISDGVSQLTNSVIELQNLNLNGQEDFVWHQSNVQTWLSTVLTDAYTCLNGINPGHGKVKATIKAKVLNVAQVTSNALALFNGFATRYKASHQG, encoded by the coding sequence ATGGAAAAAGTTAGCATTTTCCTTTTGCTTCTCATCCTCTCTATAGTGGCTGCAGTCGACAGTAGTACTACTGGTCGACTGCGTCCACACCCTAGTTTCGTGGAGACACAGTGTAGACGAACTCGTTATCCAGAACCGTGTGTAACATTTTTATCCAACTATGTGAAACCCACATCTCAAGATCCTCAAGAAATAGTTCATGCTGCCTTGAAAGTGAGCCTAGTTAGGGCTATACATACAAGAACTTACATTAGAAAAATTTGCAAGGAACATAAGCAAATGACGGCTAGGGATTATcaagcaataaaagaatgtttagATCAAATCTCTGATGGCGTTTCCCAACTCACAAACTCTGTCATAGAGcttcaaaatttgaatttaaatggTCAAGAAGATTTTGTATGGCATCAAAGCAATGTTCAAACTTGGCTTAGCACAGTATTAACTGATGCTTACACTTGCCTGAATGGGATTAATCCAGGCCATGGTAAAGTGAAGGCTACCATTAAAGCTAAGGTTCTTAATGTTGCACAAGTTACTAGCAATGCTTTAGCTTTGTTTAATGGCTTTGCTACTAGGTATAAGGCTTCTCATCAAGGCTAG